In Pseudomonas sp. LRP2-20, the genomic window AACTTTCACAAATTGATGATTTAAGCGGCCTTGCTATAGGCCTGCGATTTACTGGCACTGGTTTACTCAATTATCCATCTCATCTGGAGGCACCACCATGTCCAATACCCAAACTCGCCCACCACTTCCGCCTTTCACTCGCGAAACGGCGATTGAAAAAGTCCGACTGGCGGAAGATGGTTGGAATAGCCGCGACGCGGAGAAAGTTTCGCTCGCCTACACGCTGGATACTAAGTGGCGTAACCGCGCTGAGTTTGCTACCAACCGCGAAGAAGCTAAAGGGTTCCTTACCCGCAAGTGGAAAAAAGAGCTGGATTATCGCCTGGTCAAAGAGCTCTGGGCCTTTACCGATAACCGTATCGCCGTCCGTTACGCATACGAGTGGCACGATGATTCCGGTAACTGGTTCCGCTCCTACGGCAACGAGAACTGGGAATTTGAAGCTGATGGTCTCATGCACCGCCGCTTCGCCTGCGTAAACGACATGCCTATCAAGGAAAGCGAGCGTAAGTTCCATTGGCCACTGGGTCGCCGTCCGGATGACCACCCAGGTCTGACCGAGCTCGGCCTGTAAGTCACCGCCAACCTGATCCTGTTGACTCAAAGGATCAGGTTTTTTTCGTTCAGAAGCGATTCGTCATCCCAATTGCGGTTTGTGATACACATCAGTGCGCCGTCTGCAGCTAGAAAGCCAATAGGGGGCTTTCCTCTCCTTCCAATCTCCGCTTCGTCGGTCGGGCAGGCCATCATCGTTGCACTTTCCCTTTCCCTTGGGCCCTGTTGCACACGCGCATCCTGCGGTCCCGCAAACCCTCACTGATCGAGATCGCTGGATACCTCTTTAGTCAGATCGATGAAGACGCGCACCGCTGCGCTCAGAAAGGCGTCTTTGCGCCGCATTAGAACGGCCCGTCGCTGCAAGCGCTCCGGCTCCAACGTGATGGCCACCAGGTCGTCATGGGCCAATGCGATTCTGGCAGGCAATAAGGTCGAGAGATTCGTCCGGCGAACGATCTCGATCACTGCGCCTAGGGCATTGGCCTCCATCTGCACCTTTGGGCGAATCTCATATTTGCGGCAGTAACGGTCGATTTGCTCGCGAGTGGCAAACTCAGTGCTGAGCAAGACTAAAGACTCAGCACTCAGGCCGTGCGAGGTAATGGAGCGTTCCTCGGCCAGGCGGTGTCTGCGGTTCATAACCAAAGCGAGTGTTTCGTTCAGCAAGGGGATGGCTTCGATGTCAGGTGCATGTATTTCATCGAATGCGATCCCTACGTCCAAATCTCCCGCCAACAGCAGCTCCTCGATACGCTCCTGGGAGATCTCTTTCAGGTTGACGGTGATCTTGGGGTACCTGAAATGAAATGCCTCGATTAGCGGCCCCACTAGATAAGTTGTGAACGTCGGCGTTACGGCAACACGCAATGAGCCACGGCTGAGGTCGCTGACATCATGTATAGCCCTTTTGGCTTCCTGCAATTCCTGATACGCACGGCGCGCATAGAGAAGATAGACATCCCCCGCGTCAGTCAAACGCGTCGTGCGGCCTGACCGGTCAAACAACTGGGCTCCTAGGCTCTCTTCCAACTGCCTTACTTGCTGAGAAAGGGCCGGCTGAGAGACATGCAGCGCCGCTGCAGCCTTCGTGAAACTGAGATGTTCCGCAACGGCTAGGAAGTACTGGATGTGTCGAGCGAGCATGTCGAAACCCATAAGATAATCTGATCCTAATCATAATAAATGAGACTTTTACCTTATGCCATGCACTGCTTAATCTTTGTCTCACACCCAGCGACATTGAGACAGCAACCATGAAAGCGATCATCGACGGATTTCTGAAGTTTCAAAAAAACGCCTTTCCTGAGCGGGTCAAACTGTTCAAGGACCTTGCTAACCAGCAGGCGCCAAAGGCTCTCTTCATCTCCTGCTCTGATAGCCGACTGGTGCCTGAGCTGGTCACCCAACGGGAGCCAGGCGATCTGTTTGTAATCCGCAACGCCGGCAATATCGTGCCGTCGTACGGGCCAGAGCCGGGGGGTGTTTCGGCTTCGGTCGAATACGCGGTCGCCGGACTTAACGTTGCGGACATCGTGATCTGCGGCCACTCCGACTGCGGTGCAATGACCGCCATCGCCACCTGCAAATGCCTGGACCACATGCCCGCCGTAGCCGGCTGGTTGCGGTACGCCGACTCGGCCAAGGTAGTAAACGAGGCCCGTCATCACGTGGATAAGCCCAGCAAAGTCGCCTCCATGGTGCGCGAGAACGTGATTGCGCAACTGGCCAACATCCAGACCCACCCATCCGTTCGCCTGGCTCTCGAAGAAGGCCGTGTGACCCTGCATGGCTGGATCTATGACATCGAGACCGGACGTATCGACGCCTTTGATGGCAGTACCGGCACCTTCGTATCTCTCGCAGAAAACCCAGAAGTCCACGCCGTTTCCCAGCAAGCCAGGCACGTCGCCTGAAACCTGTACCTGCACCTTTACTTACCCAGGAGATTCAACATGATCCAGACTCAAGCCACTCGCACCGCTCGCCAAGAACTGACTGAAGTGATCATTCTGGCCAAGGCTCGCAAGGACCTGTCCTTTGCGCAAATCGTTGACGGTACCGGCCTGTCCGAGGCCTTCGTCACCGCTGCCTTGCTTGGCCAACATCCGCTGCCTGAAAGCGCCGCGAAGGTCGTCGGCGAGAAGCTCGACCTCGATGCTGATCAAGTCGCGCTGCTGCAATCGATGCCGATCCGCGGCAGCTTCTTCGACGGCGTGCCGAGCGACCCCACCATCTACCGCTTCTACGAAATGATGTCGGTGTATGGAACCACCCTCAAAGCGCTGGTCCACGAGAAGTTCGGCGACGGCATCATCAGTGCCATCAACTTCAAGCTGGACATCAAGAAGGTCGAAGATCCGGATGGTGGCCACCGTGCTGTGATCACCCTGGACGGCAAATACCTGCCTACCAAACCCTTCTGATGTAGCTCAGCCCGGCGCCCTGCTGCGCCGGGCCATCCCCAACATTTATGACGACTGAGCGCTGATTGGATGCTCAGGACTTCTTACGCCCTCAGTACAGGTGATTACCATGAAACTTTTACTCGTTTTGTTCCTAGGCTGCCTTGGTTCTGTTGCTATGGCCGATGACCAAGGTACTCAAACCGCACAAATAACGGTTGAGCCCTACCGTTACTCTCAGAACCTGGATATCGCGCACGTTGTGGCTGTGACGGCGGTGCCCAATGTCTGCGAAGTTGTGCCGATGCAGCTGACTTACGACGACTCCAAAGGCGAGCGGCATATCATGGAGTACCACATTGTGGGGAATGGCTGTTCTAACAACTGATGCGCCTTCCATACTCCAGCCTGACGGGCAGCTCCTGGACATCAGGGGCGATGCGATTGAGGCTTAACATCCTGTATAGGAGGAAGCCCACTTCGAAACTCGCTGTGGGCTCTCTTGCTTTCGACGGAGGGTGATCCGCCCAAGCAAGACCAATCAATTGCCGACTCGTAGCTCAATTGGGCCTGCCTCGTCACTGCTTCACCTAAGACCGCAAATCGTCGAAAGTAAGCGGATATGGAGTGGGGTTAAACTCGAACCATCCGGCGCTACGATGGGAGAAGGATGAGAATGCAATACCAGCGCGCTCAAGAATTGGAACGAGAATTTGATGCTTTGATCGCGTTGATCGCTGACATGATCACTGCCCAAGCAAAACAGCACGTTCCCACTGCCCATACGCCAGCTTGGATGTTCAGCCAGCATGACCTGGCGAAGAAGCTGTTTCGGCATATGTGCTCTGTACGCTCCTTGCTGGAGCCTTCGCCCTTCCGGAACCAAGTCATTCCCTCGCACAGCTTTATCGATCACTCCTCGGTGGCGGTCCTGACTCGATCTGCGATCGAGAATTATCTGGTCATGACATGGCTACACAGCAAAGGTAATGAATCGTTGCGGGATTTCCGGCACAACGTCTGGGAATATTGCGGTTGGAAGAAGCGAAGCAAGATGGCTGCAACCACGGATGACGCTCGCCTCGCTAGACAGAAAGCTGAGGCAGACGCTGCTCTGTTGTGGCCTTCCATAGAGAGCTCCCGTTACTTCCAGAGCTATGCTGAGCCTCACCAAGAACGCCTTCGCAAGGGTAGTTGGGATGCAGGGTGGCATTGGAACGATCTAGCTGTGGAAGCAGGGTTGCACAAGACCTACTTCACCTCGTACTACCCCTTCCTGAGCGGGCATGTGCACAGCGACTACATTGGAACGCTCCAGAATGCTCAGGCGGTCTCGTTGGCCGACCAGTACATGCTGGCCTCAGCCAACCTGCAGATCATTCTGATGTTAATCGGTCATTTTGCTCATCATTATGCTGGCGTGTTTGCTCCCGCTGAGGCTGTGCTGCGTAGGGCAGGTGCTACACGTGAAACTGCTGAAAAGTGGCACATTCGAGCAGAGGATATGGATTTTTTGTATCGACCAGAAGGTTGAGTTTCGCTATCTAGCCAGGTATCAGGCTACCTGAGGTGTGATGGTGGCTAAGAGCCGTAGGATGAGATTTATTAGGGTGAATACGCAGACTGGATTTCCATAGCGCGGCGCACGTTTCACACCCCAATTTCGCTCCGGACGCAGATAGGTGTGCACGTCGCTGCCGTCGCTCCTTGGTATCGGCCACCAGGCATTACAAATCACATCAAATGACCGCTTCGGTCCAAACTTGCCGGTAGCGACTGGCAGCTATCGACCCAAAGCCGCCAGTGAAGTTGGCAGTGATTCTGTGGGAGCGGATTTATCCGCGATGCGCCGCGCGGGCGGCGCTCGATCTCATAGGCGCTACATACCCCAAGGCAAACACACCAGGCACCACACAAACCTTAGGCATGCTGTGTCATTGCGCGGCCACCTTGGTGCCGGCGGCACTCAACCAGCGGTCGACAGTCGTCTTGTTGGCTGCAACCCAAGCCTTAGCCGCGGCGTCCGCCGGCTGCTTTTCGCGCTCGATCTTGAGGATCAGGTCATTGAGGGATACCGGATCGATGCTCACGTTCTCCAGGAATGCGGCGATCCGGGGCGCACGCTGCTGCAGGGCCGAGGACGCGAGAATGTGCACCTTCGCATCGGGATAGGCACAGGTGACGCTGCTCTTGTTCAGCCAGTCGGCATCGACGGTCGGGCTGATGAACTTCCAGCAGCCATCTGCCTTGTAAAGCGGGTCGCCCTTCTTGTTGTCCTGGGCATATCCGTCGAACGGCGGCTCATCGAGACGGCGCAGATCATAGGCAGAGAAGATCCAGTCCGGCGTGTAGGCATAGAAGATCACGCCGCGCTCGGCCTTGTAGGCCGCGTCGAGCTTCGCGTAAGTCACCGAGGCCTCGGTGGACACCGCCTCGAAATTGCCGTCGAAGCCAAAGTCCTTGGCCTTGATCTGACCGATATAGGTCGACTCCCAGCCCGCCGGGCCGACCAGCAGTTGGGACTTGCCCCCGCCCAGCGGAGCAAACAGCTTGGCCACCTCCGGCTTCTTCAGGTCGTACACCGACTTCACATCGTACTTGTCCTGGATGTAGCCCGGAATGTAGAAGCCCTGCACGCCGACATAGGGCTGTTTGTTAGGAATCAGCGAATGCGTGCCACCGCTGACGTACTTGGCCCAGGCTGCGGACTGGTTCGGCAGCCAGATGTCGGTGAGCACGTCCACCGAACCGTCGCCCTTGGCGGCCGCAGCGAACAGTACAGGCAGGTCACCGGCAAGGTAGGAGACGTCCCCATCGAGACGACTGGAGATGATGTCGCCGAGGATGTACTGAATGGCGATGGCGCCGGTCCAGTTCTGCTCGCCGATGACGATCTTGTCCTTGGCGAAGCTTGCCGTGGCCGGCATGAGCGCACCCAGCAAGGCGGCACCCGCGAGCGCGCGAGAAAGGAATCTGGCCATGGAATGTATTACTCCTGAGTGGAAGGATGACGTTTGCGAAGGGATGCCTGGATAATCCGGTCGGGTACCAGGGCACAAAAAACAATGGCTATGCCGGCGAGGACACCCTCCCCGCCCTTGATGTTGCGCAGGGCGGTCATGACGTCGTATCCCAGGCCGCCAGCGCCGATCAGCGCTGCCACGACGACCATCGACAGACTCATGACGATGGTCTGGTTGACACCCAGCAACAGGGAGCCGGAGGCCAGCGGCAACTCGACCCGGGTGAGCGTCTGCCAGGGCGTCGCACCATGGGCGACCGCGGCCTCGACGGCGGCCTTGGGGACCTCCCGGATGCCCAGGGCGGTGAGGCGGATCATCGGCGCCAGGGCAAAGATCACCGTAGCGATTACCGCCGGCGTCTTGCCGACGGAGAAGAAGGCCACCGCCGGGATCAGGTAAACGAAAGTCGGCAATGTCTGCATGACGTCCAGCAGCGGCGTGATCACACGCCGCGCCAGCGGCCGCTTGGCCAGCAGGATGCCCGTGGGAATACCGATCAGCAGCGACAGCAGAACCGATGAGCCGACCAGAGCGATGGTGGAAACCGTTCGTTCCCAGAAGCCGAACAGGCCGATGTAGCCTAGGGCCAACGCACTGGTCAGGGCCAGGGCGGCGCCGGCAGAGCGCCAAGCCAGGTAGACCAGGGCCAGCGCCGGTACGGGCCAGGGAATCCAGCCCAACACGCCTTCAGCGCCCTCGATGACGGTGC contains:
- a CDS encoding carbonic anhydrase produces the protein MKAIIDGFLKFQKNAFPERVKLFKDLANQQAPKALFISCSDSRLVPELVTQREPGDLFVIRNAGNIVPSYGPEPGGVSASVEYAVAGLNVADIVICGHSDCGAMTAIATCKCLDHMPAVAGWLRYADSAKVVNEARHHVDKPSKVASMVRENVIAQLANIQTHPSVRLALEEGRVTLHGWIYDIETGRIDAFDGSTGTFVSLAENPEVHAVSQQARHVA
- a CDS encoding nuclear transport factor 2 family protein, which translates into the protein MSNTQTRPPLPPFTRETAIEKVRLAEDGWNSRDAEKVSLAYTLDTKWRNRAEFATNREEAKGFLTRKWKKELDYRLVKELWAFTDNRIAVRYAYEWHDDSGNWFRSYGNENWEFEADGLMHRRFACVNDMPIKESERKFHWPLGRRPDDHPGLTELGL
- a CDS encoding DUF5677 domain-containing protein is translated as MQYQRAQELEREFDALIALIADMITAQAKQHVPTAHTPAWMFSQHDLAKKLFRHMCSVRSLLEPSPFRNQVIPSHSFIDHSSVAVLTRSAIENYLVMTWLHSKGNESLRDFRHNVWEYCGWKKRSKMAATTDDARLARQKAEADAALLWPSIESSRYFQSYAEPHQERLRKGSWDAGWHWNDLAVEAGLHKTYFTSYYPFLSGHVHSDYIGTLQNAQAVSLADQYMLASANLQIILMLIGHFAHHYAGVFAPAEAVLRRAGATRETAEKWHIRAEDMDFLYRPEG
- the cynS gene encoding cyanase; protein product: MIQTQATRTARQELTEVIILAKARKDLSFAQIVDGTGLSEAFVTAALLGQHPLPESAAKVVGEKLDLDADQVALLQSMPIRGSFFDGVPSDPTIYRFYEMMSVYGTTLKALVHEKFGDGIISAINFKLDIKKVEDPDGGHRAVITLDGKYLPTKPF
- the cynR gene encoding transcriptional regulator CynR, translating into MLARHIQYFLAVAEHLSFTKAAAALHVSQPALSQQVRQLEESLGAQLFDRSGRTTRLTDAGDVYLLYARRAYQELQEAKRAIHDVSDLSRGSLRVAVTPTFTTYLVGPLIEAFHFRYPKITVNLKEISQERIEELLLAGDLDVGIAFDEIHAPDIEAIPLLNETLALVMNRRHRLAEERSITSHGLSAESLVLLSTEFATREQIDRYCRKYEIRPKVQMEANALGAVIEIVRRTNLSTLLPARIALAHDDLVAITLEPERLQRRAVLMRRKDAFLSAAVRVFIDLTKEVSSDLDQ
- a CDS encoding glycine betaine ABC transporter substrate-binding protein; translated protein: MARFLSRALAGAALLGALMPATASFAKDKIVIGEQNWTGAIAIQYILGDIISSRLDGDVSYLAGDLPVLFAAAAKGDGSVDVLTDIWLPNQSAAWAKYVSGGTHSLIPNKQPYVGVQGFYIPGYIQDKYDVKSVYDLKKPEVAKLFAPLGGGKSQLLVGPAGWESTYIGQIKAKDFGFDGNFEAVSTEASVTYAKLDAAYKAERGVIFYAYTPDWIFSAYDLRRLDEPPFDGYAQDNKKGDPLYKADGCWKFISPTVDADWLNKSSVTCAYPDAKVHILASSALQQRAPRIAAFLENVSIDPVSLNDLILKIEREKQPADAAAKAWVAANKTTVDRWLSAAGTKVAAQ
- a CDS encoding DUF2790 domain-containing protein, translated to MKLLLVLFLGCLGSVAMADDQGTQTAQITVEPYRYSQNLDIAHVVAVTAVPNVCEVVPMQLTYDDSKGERHIMEYHIVGNGCSNN